From the genome of Pseudomonas yamanorum, one region includes:
- the metR gene encoding transcriptional regulator MetR gives MLEIRHLKTLHALREADSLVEAAERLHLTQSALSHQFKELEERLGMQLFVRKTKPLRFTSAGLRLLQLADATLPLLRGAERDIARLAGGTAGRLHMAIECHSCFQWLMPTIDQFRDAWPEVELDLASGFAFAPLPALARGDLDLVVTSDPLELPGITYVPLFTYEAMLAVANQHPLANKPYIVPEDLISETLITYPVERDRLDIFTRFLEPADVEPAQVRTSELTVMMMQLVASGRGVCGMPHWALHEYSSRGYVKAKRLGEKGLFATLYAGIRADMLDAPYMRDFLLTAKDTSFSTLDGVSAVR, from the coding sequence GTGCTCGAAATCCGCCATCTCAAGACCCTGCACGCCTTGCGCGAAGCCGACAGCCTGGTGGAGGCCGCTGAGCGCCTGCACCTGACGCAATCAGCGCTCTCCCACCAGTTCAAGGAGCTTGAAGAACGCCTGGGCATGCAGCTGTTCGTGCGCAAGACCAAGCCACTGCGCTTCACCAGCGCTGGCCTGCGCCTGCTGCAACTGGCGGATGCCACCCTGCCCTTGCTGCGCGGCGCCGAACGCGACATCGCACGCTTGGCCGGCGGCACGGCCGGGCGTTTGCACATGGCCATCGAATGCCACAGCTGTTTCCAGTGGCTGATGCCGACCATCGACCAGTTCCGCGACGCCTGGCCCGAAGTGGAACTGGACCTGGCCTCCGGCTTCGCCTTCGCGCCGTTGCCGGCCCTGGCCCGTGGCGACCTGGACCTGGTGGTGACCTCAGATCCGCTGGAACTGCCGGGCATCACCTATGTGCCGCTGTTTACCTACGAAGCCATGCTCGCGGTGGCCAACCAGCACCCGCTGGCGAACAAGCCTTACATCGTGCCCGAAGACCTGATCAGCGAAACCTTGATCACCTACCCGGTGGAACGTGATCGCCTGGACATCTTCACCCGCTTCCTGGAACCGGCCGACGTGGAGCCGGCCCAGGTGCGTACGTCGGAACTGACGGTGATGATGATGCAGTTGGTGGCCAGCGGTCGCGGCGTGTGCGGCATGCCCCACTGGGCGCTGCATGAATACAGCTCCCGGGGCTATGTGAAGGCCAAGCGGCTGGGAGAGAAAGGTTTGTTTGCCACGCTGTACGCCGGGATTCGCGCCGACATGCTGGACGCGCCGTACATGCGTGATTTTCTGCTGACGGCCAAGGACACTTCGTTTTCGACCCTGGACGGCGTCAGCGCCGTACGCTGA
- a CDS encoding dermonecrotic toxin domain-containing protein has protein sequence MSDLTLLPPSATLSDFASPSLPGQARLQDQSLSLQASARWRESQQELHQLVAQAPGVRDSIEQLLTEHWQLGAAPVGLGFLKTEDHDEHFVSLVDAWGFICQFPDISPTLDARSTVVGLASHRLSALTPVQLLKRLQALGLGKLLSARWENYWSTRAPGTPLSRRERAAQLYCQHFEACGQSAYAQGRLSAQQLISLQTVLNPVTPTNGVRPVETCQLALLLPNQSKVKLAGAWVISVGQEPLSTQTLYLPCRQPGVMVFSQRSDMEQWLVAAHQQLIPPDVAADAVTFEYSSRTAPLEHGILDLLSHLHAAQLESLRNRHRNGSDLARYASHALDDADRLDSQRREIPMLIAPHQLADTPSPDADDLPPALPFGHLSADIALGQRWAAIRQQRSALERFLGDGPEQTARLAQLKGLMQALKDAEQAGNDAASGLLAKKAAFDQLELRQKPNPDYDALYQARLAALRAEGAIQHALLQISDEEHRLLLAVTEHPAAPERRPAVAVTRLILSSRDPREGPEELTGLLLITQTSALSSSAPHSLLLYWPGNAGGLQRFESRQALEHSLFKLSSEAQGVTLQLSLLTGDPIEYSLQQQLYASEQQAYALISLFPVPPFAQERAEGLDKLKEQTLFTLQTPVCPARELAYGQLLEQQRSTTLAASLPGELSQLPADERLALKHLIHAQISALHRSQQLLERELEPFDDFGQRRLDQRLREDFQLEHAWSVQLDLPDAVSQEREYLSEYAGPGTPFKYVTVPSTRRSTLSLLQLAQQNIDPTLAQRLTYMKLDVTGPNALETTRLTTGLSLEYLKTLVKELDLAGAYESLITRTFLGDPAAAPFTTQHRRECLTEPLRLMLMLQGKRARALGRFDDNDLRLLNIAIDADNAGAWQAQGKKIVLLPATLSAGGEDTDFGPTTLSGATFIQEQISGTTLLYLPNSPDNQDLRRYPSLELARKALYDLSLVSGMSAYLAGLAIKGNTAAHLARIAQAQQRNFDPIFAVGTPWPATTSLAAHLLNAHMGRVIEAHRATSRSNAALLLEQNALRAGLIFNYLKIALGLVPFVGSVVALYDAWSSANLATAAFLRGNVGHGLAEVEAVLLSLIDCAMDILPGSLALPVNARAATRQRQLRHLASSAASLHLPSVTQARRAAQRFAGYEYEGVISLAGLQPQPHGFYRNVYRHTEGDFIVRRGRIYQVELAGDPLDWRLSPTRSKTYKQPIALDENGEWDTHYGVYGSAFKGGLAGGGSVLGHMAEVLDPIWPQSIRDYLPRWWTDRALRRQQALANSINSREDLIALSINRTEELMARTDSAGPAIRRSFEQDIELYSRQYQELTEFVPFTSGNRQRAIREDISRNAARLTLTTLNRARYHFKQIEARVLELGTHNMTAISPEVFDTLAIIPAMLEILRQRKRISSEILRDLDRIDADFSQFNRWFDQVTDAAHRTRLSPMLEQFRRTLNDSYRTHLKLLHRFDTLETYPEVAELSWFYLRAQARDSYAKVNRAWASHFELPNASANITQRRKVLEDCIQAYEQFRLTIRTWNLGYPQHFDQAQLSAFFGDIDQMIELARRAIKESPASRPPAGQPVRRVFDTEDNISLVGTESIDPQTQATTYRVESARGRAETWVKGPGGKSRLKDSAASEPAPPESNVKPFVLSEARTRLDNVAQYESRAIAYTEQKMLPVDLEHLLVSEAAELNLRANRLERLDPTEDLVRQLRAKAAELTIKGRNLRIRQTLASKTPTEGYLDYLREQRVVEIRKGEPARNLNEGKKGRADFLQEYVVQDLTQTPPATLWYAHFHYDKVGAQFDEFTKAHLKIPEQRNLGLQWQVAQAQAGATVDPIWRGNIGRALATRHFAGV, from the coding sequence ATGAGTGACCTCACCCTACTTCCCCCGTCTGCCACCCTGAGCGACTTCGCCTCACCGTCGCTTCCAGGCCAGGCCCGTCTCCAGGACCAGAGCCTGTCCTTGCAAGCCTCCGCGCGCTGGCGCGAAAGCCAACAGGAGCTGCATCAACTGGTCGCCCAGGCGCCCGGCGTACGCGACTCCATCGAACAACTGCTCACAGAGCATTGGCAACTGGGCGCCGCACCGGTCGGCCTGGGTTTTCTCAAGACCGAAGATCACGACGAGCACTTCGTCAGCCTGGTGGATGCCTGGGGATTTATCTGCCAGTTTCCAGACATCTCGCCCACTCTGGATGCCCGCAGCACCGTAGTCGGCCTGGCGTCCCACCGCCTGTCAGCCCTCACGCCCGTGCAATTGCTCAAACGGCTCCAGGCACTGGGCCTGGGGAAATTGCTCAGCGCCCGCTGGGAGAACTATTGGAGTACCCGGGCGCCGGGTACGCCGTTGTCCCGTCGCGAGCGGGCGGCACAACTGTACTGCCAGCATTTCGAAGCCTGCGGGCAATCGGCCTATGCCCAGGGAAGGCTGAGTGCCCAACAACTGATCTCGTTGCAGACAGTGCTCAACCCGGTCACCCCCACCAATGGCGTACGCCCCGTCGAGACCTGCCAGCTGGCGTTGCTGCTGCCCAACCAGAGCAAGGTCAAATTGGCTGGTGCCTGGGTCATCTCCGTGGGCCAGGAGCCGCTGTCGACACAAACCCTGTACCTGCCCTGCCGGCAACCCGGCGTGATGGTCTTCAGCCAACGCAGCGACATGGAGCAGTGGCTGGTCGCAGCGCATCAGCAACTGATCCCGCCGGACGTTGCGGCTGACGCTGTCACCTTCGAATACAGCTCGCGCACCGCCCCCCTGGAGCACGGCATTCTGGACCTGCTGTCGCACCTGCACGCGGCTCAGCTGGAAAGCCTGCGCAACCGTCATCGCAATGGCAGTGACCTGGCCCGTTACGCTAGCCACGCCCTCGATGATGCCGACCGCCTGGACAGCCAGCGCCGGGAAATACCGATGCTTATCGCACCGCATCAACTGGCAGATACGCCCAGCCCGGACGCTGACGACCTGCCTCCTGCCCTGCCCTTCGGCCACCTCAGCGCCGACATTGCCCTGGGCCAACGCTGGGCCGCGATCAGGCAACAACGCAGTGCACTGGAACGCTTCCTGGGCGATGGCCCTGAGCAAACCGCCCGGCTGGCGCAGTTGAAGGGTTTGATGCAAGCGCTGAAAGACGCAGAGCAGGCCGGCAATGATGCCGCCAGCGGCCTGCTGGCCAAAAAAGCCGCCTTCGATCAACTTGAGCTGCGGCAAAAACCCAATCCGGACTATGACGCGCTCTATCAGGCGCGGCTCGCCGCCCTGCGCGCCGAAGGCGCCATCCAGCATGCGCTCCTGCAGATCAGCGATGAGGAACACCGCCTGCTCCTGGCCGTCACGGAACACCCCGCGGCCCCGGAACGCCGCCCGGCTGTCGCGGTGACCCGCCTGATACTCTCCAGCCGTGACCCAAGGGAAGGTCCCGAGGAGCTGACAGGCCTGTTGCTCATCACCCAGACCAGCGCCCTGAGCTCTTCGGCGCCCCACAGCCTGTTGCTGTACTGGCCCGGCAATGCAGGGGGCCTGCAGCGTTTCGAATCCCGCCAAGCCCTGGAACACTCGCTGTTCAAGCTGTCGAGCGAAGCGCAAGGCGTCACCCTGCAACTGTCGCTGCTGACCGGCGACCCGATTGAATACTCGTTGCAACAGCAGCTGTACGCCAGCGAACAACAGGCGTATGCGCTGATCTCCCTCTTCCCGGTGCCTCCGTTCGCCCAGGAGCGGGCCGAAGGCCTGGACAAACTTAAAGAGCAAACCCTGTTTACCCTGCAAACCCCGGTGTGCCCGGCGCGCGAACTGGCGTACGGACAACTGCTCGAACAACAACGCAGCACCACCCTGGCCGCGTCATTGCCTGGGGAGTTGAGCCAGTTGCCGGCAGATGAACGCCTGGCGCTCAAGCACCTGATACACGCGCAGATCAGCGCCCTGCATCGCTCGCAGCAATTGCTCGAGCGCGAGCTGGAACCCTTCGACGACTTCGGCCAGCGCCGCCTGGACCAGCGCCTGCGCGAAGACTTCCAGCTTGAACACGCCTGGTCGGTGCAACTGGACCTGCCCGACGCGGTCAGCCAGGAGCGCGAATACCTGTCCGAATACGCGGGCCCGGGTACACCGTTCAAGTATGTGACGGTGCCCAGTACCCGCCGCAGCACCCTGTCGTTGTTGCAACTGGCCCAGCAAAACATCGACCCGACGCTGGCCCAGCGCCTGACCTACATGAAGCTCGATGTCACCGGCCCCAATGCCCTTGAAACCACCCGGCTGACCACCGGCCTGTCCCTGGAGTACCTGAAGACCCTGGTCAAGGAACTCGACCTCGCCGGGGCCTACGAAAGCTTGATCACCCGCACCTTCCTCGGTGATCCCGCGGCGGCGCCTTTCACCACCCAGCACCGTCGCGAATGCCTGACCGAGCCGCTGCGCCTGATGCTCATGCTGCAAGGTAAACGCGCCCGGGCGCTGGGGCGATTCGACGACAACGATCTGCGGCTGCTGAACATCGCCATCGACGCCGACAACGCGGGTGCCTGGCAGGCGCAGGGCAAGAAAATCGTGCTGCTGCCCGCCACGCTGAGTGCGGGCGGTGAAGATACCGACTTCGGTCCGACCACCCTGTCGGGGGCCACCTTCATCCAGGAACAAATCTCCGGCACAACCCTGCTGTACCTGCCAAACAGCCCGGACAACCAGGACCTGCGGCGTTACCCGAGCCTGGAACTGGCCCGCAAGGCGCTCTACGACCTCAGCCTGGTCAGCGGCATGAGCGCCTACCTGGCCGGCCTGGCCATCAAGGGCAACACCGCCGCCCACCTCGCCCGGATCGCCCAGGCCCAGCAACGGAATTTTGATCCGATCTTTGCCGTCGGAACCCCGTGGCCGGCCACCACGTCGCTGGCCGCCCATTTGCTGAACGCCCATATGGGCCGCGTCATAGAAGCGCATCGCGCGACCTCGCGCTCCAACGCGGCCTTGTTGCTGGAGCAGAATGCGCTGCGCGCCGGGCTGATTTTCAACTACCTGAAAATCGCCCTGGGGCTGGTGCCCTTCGTGGGCTCGGTCGTCGCGTTGTATGACGCCTGGTCCAGTGCCAACCTGGCCACTGCCGCGTTCCTGCGCGGGAATGTCGGCCATGGCCTGGCCGAGGTCGAGGCGGTGCTGTTGTCGCTGATCGACTGCGCCATGGACATTCTGCCAGGCAGCCTCGCCTTGCCGGTCAACGCCCGCGCCGCCACGCGCCAGCGCCAATTGCGCCATCTGGCCAGCAGCGCCGCCAGCCTGCACCTGCCCTCGGTCACCCAGGCTCGACGGGCGGCACAGCGTTTCGCCGGTTATGAATACGAAGGGGTGATCTCGCTGGCCGGGCTGCAACCTCAACCCCACGGTTTTTATCGCAACGTGTACCGGCATACCGAAGGCGACTTCATCGTGCGGCGCGGGCGCATCTACCAGGTTGAGCTGGCCGGCGATCCGCTGGACTGGCGCCTGAGCCCGACCCGCAGCAAAACCTACAAGCAGCCGATTGCCCTGGATGAAAACGGCGAATGGGACACGCACTACGGCGTCTACGGCAGCGCATTCAAGGGTGGCCTGGCGGGTGGCGGCAGCGTGCTCGGGCATATGGCCGAAGTGCTTGATCCGATCTGGCCCCAGTCGATCCGTGATTACTTGCCGCGCTGGTGGACCGACCGCGCCCTGCGCCGCCAACAGGCGCTGGCCAACAGTATCAACAGCCGCGAAGACCTGATCGCGCTCTCCATTAACCGAACCGAAGAACTGATGGCCCGCACCGACAGCGCAGGCCCGGCGATCCGCAGATCCTTCGAGCAGGACATCGAGCTCTACAGCCGCCAGTATCAGGAACTGACGGAGTTCGTGCCCTTTACCAGCGGCAACCGCCAGCGCGCGATCAGAGAGGACATCAGCCGCAATGCGGCGCGCCTGACCCTGACCACCCTGAACCGGGCGCGCTATCACTTCAAGCAGATCGAGGCACGGGTCCTGGAGCTTGGAACCCATAACATGACCGCCATCTCCCCCGAGGTTTTCGACACCCTGGCAATCATTCCCGCCATGCTGGAGATCCTGCGGCAGCGTAAAAGGATCAGCAGCGAGATTCTGCGTGACCTGGACCGGATCGATGCCGACTTTTCCCAGTTCAACCGCTGGTTCGATCAGGTAACCGATGCCGCCCACCGTACCCGGCTAAGCCCGATGCTGGAGCAATTCCGACGTACGCTCAATGACAGCTACCGCACGCACCTGAAATTGTTACACCGCTTCGATACCCTTGAGACTTACCCCGAAGTTGCCGAGCTGTCTTGGTTCTACTTGCGGGCCCAGGCCCGGGACAGCTACGCCAAAGTCAACCGGGCATGGGCTTCGCATTTTGAACTGCCCAACGCCAGCGCCAACATCACACAGCGGCGCAAGGTGCTGGAAGACTGCATACAGGCCTATGAACAATTCCGGCTGACCATCCGCACCTGGAACCTCGGTTACCCGCAGCATTTCGACCAGGCCCAACTCAGCGCGTTTTTCGGCGACATCGACCAGATGATCGAACTGGCTCGCCGCGCCATCAAGGAGTCGCCGGCAAGCCGCCCACCGGCCGGGCAACCTGTGCGGCGGGTATTCGACACCGAGGACAATATTTCCCTGGTGGGCACCGAGAGCATCGACCCGCAAACCCAAGCCACCACTTACCGGGTTGAGAGCGCCAGAGGGCGCGCCGAGACCTGGGTGAAGGGCCCCGGCGGCAAATCCCGACTCAAGGACAGTGCTGCCTCGGAACCTGCGCCTCCGGAGTCCAACGTCAAGCCGTTCGTGCTAAGCGAAGCCAGGACTCGCCTCGACAACGTCGCGCAGTACGAAAGCCGCGCCATCGCCTACACCGAGCAAAAAATGCTGCCGGTGGACCTCGAACACCTGCTGGTCAGCGAAGCGGCCGAGTTGAACCTGCGGGCCAATCGCCTGGAACGCCTGGACCCCACCGAAGACCTCGTGCGCCAGCTGCGGGCCAAGGCCGCGGAGCTGACCATCAAAGGCCGCAACCTGCGAATCCGCCAGACCCTCGCCAGCAAAACCCCCACCGAAGGCTATCTGGACTATCTTCGCGAACAGCGGGTGGTGGAGATCCGCAAGGGCGAGCCGGCCCGCAACCTCAATGAAGGCAAGAAAGGGCGGGCGGATTTTCTTCAGGAATACGTGGTTCAGGACCTGACACAAACGCCGCCCGCCACCCTGTGGTATGCGCACTTTCATTACGACAAGGTCGGGGCGCAGTTCGACGAGTTCACCAAGGCCCACTTGAAGATTCCCGAGCAGCGCAACCTGGGTTTGCAATGGCAAGTCGCCCAAGCGCAAGCCGGGGCCACGGTGGACCCTATCTGGCGCGGCAATATCGGGCGAGCGCTGGCCACCCGGCACTTTGCCGGGGTGTGA
- a CDS encoding alpha/beta fold hydrolase, translating into MRVFFFMAALLFGLPSFAASRCDVNVPTERVDLEQVSLAYQSIGRASDPALLLVMGLGGQLIHWPDEVVVALCEQGFRVIRYDNRDVGLSTWRQAPASANLTFEVLRYKLGLPVAAPYTLTDMADDALGLMDGLHIQQFHVLGASMGGMIAQHLAAMAPQRVESLTLIMTTSGAEGLPAPSAALVQLLSRRSAPNREVALEQQADLLAALGSPYVKDDRKVLLQQAAQSYDRAFNPDGVKRQIMAILAEPSRVPLLNQLRVPTLVVHGTADPLLPVMHGVHLAAHIQGSQLRLIPGLAHRFQEAFKAPLLAAVLPYLQEHRQDAAHWAQIDTVVPAKVL; encoded by the coding sequence ATGCGCGTGTTTTTTTTCATGGCCGCTCTGTTATTCGGCCTGCCGTCCTTTGCGGCTTCTCGATGTGATGTGAATGTTCCGACTGAACGGGTCGATCTGGAACAGGTGAGCCTGGCCTACCAGAGCATTGGTCGCGCCTCCGACCCAGCCTTGCTGCTGGTAATGGGCCTGGGCGGGCAGTTGATTCACTGGCCGGACGAAGTGGTGGTGGCCCTGTGTGAGCAGGGCTTTCGGGTGATTCGCTATGACAACCGTGATGTGGGCCTGTCGACCTGGCGCCAGGCACCGGCCAGCGCCAACCTGACGTTCGAAGTGCTGCGCTACAAACTTGGCCTTCCAGTGGCGGCGCCCTACACCCTGACCGACATGGCGGACGACGCACTCGGCCTGATGGACGGCTTGCATATCCAGCAATTCCACGTATTGGGCGCAAGCATGGGCGGCATGATCGCCCAGCACCTGGCGGCCATGGCGCCGCAACGGGTGGAAAGCCTGACCCTGATCATGACCACCTCCGGCGCCGAAGGCCTGCCGGCACCGAGTGCGGCGCTGGTACAACTGTTGTCGCGGCGCAGCGCGCCCAATCGTGAGGTGGCCCTGGAACAACAGGCCGACCTGCTGGCGGCGCTGGGCAGTCCTTATGTGAAGGATGATCGCAAGGTGCTGTTGCAGCAGGCGGCGCAGTCTTACGACCGGGCGTTCAATCCTGACGGTGTGAAACGCCAGATCATGGCGATCCTTGCCGAACCGAGCCGGGTGCCGTTGCTCAATCAACTGCGGGTACCGACGCTGGTGGTGCATGGCACGGCCGACCCGCTGCTGCCGGTGATGCATGGGGTGCACTTGGCGGCGCATATCCAGGGCAGCCAGTTGCGGCTGATCCCTGGGCTGGCCCATCGTTTCCAGGAGGCGTTCAAGGCGCCGTTGCTGGCGGCGGTCTTGCCCTATTTGCAAGAGCATCGGCAGGATGCGGCGCATTGGGCGCAGATCGACACGGTGGTACCTGCGAAGGTTTTGTAA
- a CDS encoding DsbA family oxidoreductase gives MSTPLKIDFVSDVSCPWCIIGLRGLTEALDQLGPEVQAEIHFQPFELNPNMAAEGQNITEHITEKYGSTAEQSQANRARIRDMGAELGFAFRTDGQSRIYNTFDAHRLLHWAGLEGLQYNLKEALFKAYFTDQQDPSDHGTLAGIAEGVGLDRVRAEAILASDEYAAEVREQEQLWVSRGVTSVPTIVFNDQYAVSGGQPAEAFVGAIRQIISEAGRG, from the coding sequence ATGAGTACTCCCCTGAAAATCGATTTCGTCAGCGACGTGTCGTGTCCCTGGTGCATCATTGGCCTGCGTGGCTTGACCGAGGCCCTGGACCAACTGGGTCCGGAGGTGCAGGCCGAGATTCATTTCCAGCCTTTTGAGCTGAACCCGAACATGGCTGCTGAAGGCCAGAACATTACCGAGCACATCACCGAAAAGTACGGTTCCACGGCTGAGCAGTCCCAGGCTAACCGGGCGCGGATTCGTGATATGGGTGCGGAGTTGGGGTTTGCGTTTCGTACCGACGGGCAGAGTCGTATCTACAACACGTTTGATGCGCATCGTCTGTTGCATTGGGCGGGGCTTGAGGGGTTGCAGTACAACCTTAAGGAAGCGCTGTTCAAGGCGTACTTTACGGATCAGCAGGATCCGTCGGATCACGGGACGTTGGCGGGGATTGCCGAGGGTGTCGGGTTGGACCGGGTACGGGCTGAAGCGATTCTGGCTTCGGATGAATATGCCGCCGAGGTGCGGGAGCAGGAGCAGTTGTGGGTTTCTCGTGGGGTGACTTCTGTGCCTACGATCGTGTTCAACGATCAGTATGCGGTGAGTGGTGGGCAGCCGGCTGAGGCTTTTGTTGGGGCGATTCGGCAGATTATCAGTGAGGCTGGCAGGGGGTGA
- a CDS encoding MipA/OmpV family protein: MFRVTFAVFAGLFGLWSVSSAALADGITGEAGVGVSYQPHDPTGSRYETQPIPYFDLDWGSVSLGSDDGLTWSALNTHGFTAGPYINYLPGRTANGSLRGLRDVPDMAEVGGFIQYAPAEFWRVYAQVGQAVGGGHDQSGVVGKLGGELGYPMGRGIIGSTGLMAHFADARQAQTFFGVDANEAAASGFRPYNASAGFQNLTLTQSFEFPLDAKWSLLTSASWIHLVGSAANSSIVKETGDVNQGQVQGAISYKFD, from the coding sequence ATGTTCAGGGTTACTTTTGCTGTATTTGCCGGTTTATTTGGACTGTGGAGTGTTTCGAGCGCGGCGCTGGCGGACGGGATTACCGGTGAAGCGGGCGTGGGCGTCAGCTATCAACCCCATGATCCGACGGGCAGCCGCTACGAAACACAGCCGATTCCTTATTTCGACCTGGATTGGGGGAGTGTCAGCCTGGGTAGCGACGATGGGCTGACCTGGAGCGCCCTCAATACCCATGGCTTTACTGCTGGGCCTTATATCAACTACTTGCCGGGGCGGACGGCGAACGGTTCGTTGCGGGGCTTGCGGGACGTTCCGGATATGGCGGAGGTCGGGGGGTTCATTCAGTACGCTCCGGCTGAGTTCTGGCGGGTGTATGCACAGGTGGGTCAGGCCGTGGGCGGTGGGCATGATCAAAGTGGGGTGGTGGGTAAGCTCGGCGGGGAGTTGGGGTATCCGATGGGCCGCGGGATTATCGGCAGCACCGGTTTGATGGCGCATTTCGCCGATGCTCGGCAGGCGCAGACGTTTTTTGGGGTAGATGCCAATGAGGCTGCGGCTTCGGGGTTTCGGCCGTATAACGCCAGTGCCGGGTTTCAGAACCTGACGTTGACGCAGAGTTTTGAGTTTCCCCTGGATGCGAAGTGGTCGCTGTTGACCAGTGCCAGCTGGATTCACTTGGTGGGGTCGGCGGCCAATAGCAGTATTGTCAAGGAGACCGGGGATGTGAATCAGGGGCAGGTGCAGGGGGCTATCAGCTACAAGTTTGATTGA
- a CDS encoding MtnX-like HAD-IB family phosphatase, whose translation MIQWHIVCDFDGTITPTDVIDNVLQRFAGPEWETIEQEWLDGHIGSRECLSRQLALIKATPAELLAYFDSVEIDPDFPDFVDHVMGLGASIEVVSDGIEQGIARILSRNYVTLLPILANRLRQVDQNSWRIDFPYSSDACRAASGNCKCKSTPRNKRVLVIGDGKSDMCVASTADFVFAKASLADYCETNNIPYARFDTFAELPALLAKLPQGIAANANAFSTSSDNQELFHHV comes from the coding sequence ATGATCCAATGGCATATCGTGTGTGACTTCGACGGGACCATCACTCCCACCGACGTCATCGACAACGTCCTCCAACGCTTCGCCGGCCCAGAGTGGGAAACCATCGAGCAGGAATGGCTGGATGGGCACATCGGTTCGCGCGAATGCCTGAGCCGTCAACTGGCGCTGATCAAGGCAACCCCGGCCGAGTTGCTGGCGTATTTCGACAGTGTGGAGATCGACCCGGACTTCCCGGACTTCGTCGACCATGTCATGGGCCTGGGCGCTTCCATTGAAGTGGTCAGCGATGGCATCGAACAAGGCATCGCGCGGATTCTGTCGCGCAACTATGTGACCTTGCTGCCAATCCTCGCCAACCGCCTCCGCCAGGTCGACCAGAACAGCTGGCGCATCGACTTCCCGTATTCCAGCGACGCCTGCCGTGCTGCTTCCGGCAACTGCAAGTGCAAGTCCACGCCGCGCAACAAGCGCGTGCTGGTGATCGGCGACGGCAAGTCCGACATGTGCGTGGCCTCCACCGCCGACTTCGTCTTCGCCAAGGCCAGCCTGGCCGATTACTGCGAAACCAACAACATTCCTTACGCGCGGTTCGACACCTTCGCCGAACTGCCGGCATTGCTGGCCAAGCTGCCTCAGGGCATCGCCGCCAACGCCAACGCTTTCAGCACCTCTTCCGACAATCAGGAACTCTTCCACCATGTCTGA